From one Triticum aestivum cultivar Chinese Spring chromosome 4B, IWGSC CS RefSeq v2.1, whole genome shotgun sequence genomic stretch:
- the LOC123092912 gene encoding heat stress transcription factor A-9 has protein sequence MGSSKGSPPPSGAGPSSAGNAPAPVGPAPRPPEVAPFLTKVYDMVSDAATDKVMSWTDAGNSFVIWDAHAFERDLLSRHFKHRNFSSFIRQLNTYGFRKVDPDRWEWANEGFLRGQKHLLKIIKRKKRPQEAGRELEKAPVKAAPGTENIEIGRYGGLVKEVETLKRDKALLMKQLVDLRLYQQSSNLEVQSLIQRLQVMEQNQKQMMALLAIVVQNPSLLNQLVQQQQQQRRNNCVYEDGNKKRRFPALEQGPVTDHETSGAGAEIIQYRPPVPETSSQVIADEAFLSATAQPISSPALNMPMDIDTQTTSDNLNTQGSSGDIFADMPALPDFEDMHLWFNEDGEPTLTIQDYDESPQSGQDCQMEAQHNYNYPQHADAITEA, from the exons ATGGGCTCCAGCAAAGGCTCGCCCCCGCCCTCCGGCGCCGGCCCCTCGTCTGCCGGGAATGCCCCCGCGCCGGTGGGTCCGGCGCCGAGGCCGCCGGAGGTGGCGCCGTTCCTCACCAAGGTGTACGACATGGTGTCGGACGCGGCGACCGACAAGGTCATGTCGTGGACCGACGCCGGCAACAGCTTCGTGATCTGGGACGCGCACGCCTTCGAGCGCGACCTGCTCAGCCGCCACTTCAAGCACCGCAACTTCAGCAGCTTCATACGCCAGCTCAACACCTAT GGATTTCGTAAAGTTGACCCTGATAGATGGGAGTGGGCCAACGAGGGGTTCCTTAGGGGCCAAAAGCATCTTCTGAAAATCATTAAGAGAAAGAAGAGACCTCAGGAAGCAGGTCGTGAGTTGGAGAAGGCACCTGTCAAAGCTGCACCTGGTACTGAAAATATTGAAATAGGAAGATATGGCGGGCTTGTAAAGGAGGTGGAAACCCTTAAGAGGGATAAAGCTCTTCTCATGAAGCAGCTTGTGGATCTCAGGCTCTACCAGCAAAGCTCTAACCTTGAAGTCCAGAGTTTGATTCAGCGCCTTCAAGTAATGGAACAGAACCAGAAGCAGATGATGGCACTTCTAGCAATCGTTGTCCAGAACCCTAGTCTTCTCAACCAGcttgtgcagcagcagcagcagcagcgcaggaATAACTGCGTTTATGAGGATGGAAACAAGAAAAGGAGGTTCCCTGCTCTAGAGCAGGGTCCAGTAACTGATCATGAGACTTCTGGCGCAGGGGCCGAAATCATTCAGTATCGGCCTCCTGTCCCTGAAACTTCTAGCCAAGTAATAGCAGATGAAGCATTTTTGTCGGCCACTGCACAACCAATCTCTAGTCCTGCACTTAACATGCCCATGGACATCGACACTCAAACGACCTCGGACAACCTCAACACACAAGGTTCATCTGGGGACATTTTTGCTGACATGCCTGCTCTACCAGACTTTGAAGACATGCATCTGTGGTTTAACGAAGACGGGGAACCTACTTTAACTATTCAAGATTATGATGAGTCTCCCCAGTCAGGGCAGGACTGTCAGATGGAAGCACAGCATAACTACAATTACCCTCAACATG CTGATGCCATAACTGAAGCATAG